ctccaccgccgccagcctcgacgcccttgccgccgccgcagcggtctCCGCCGCCACTCGGGTACGCTCCTCTGCCGCAGCGAGCTCGGCCTCCTGCCGACGTCGTGCGCTCGAGGCGATCGAGTGCTAAGACTGTCCTGCGGACATAGCGCGCCACCGGGGGGCTGCGTGGGGAAGAGGCTGCTTCCGACGAGCTGCCGCTCGTCTGCGTAGAGGGAGAGGAGTGAGCAGGGACAGTCGGTGCTTCTGCTACCGGCTGGGGACGAAAGGTGGTTGGGGAGGGTTGTGAGCAGGAGATGTTCAAGCTATAGGAtagtacggctctgataccagctgttagcatctgaactgtaactctcatcgagaggatggcagtaggaagagttggggcaattttctgggttttctttccacaataccatgtccaaccaagggttggggatacatatttatagctggccaagcagccaaccagccaagcatcaaggccTATGCCAGTCTAAGATGCTTTTTTGATGTTGTCctatctagtctaagatgcctaggactatcctaccctaaaagtagtcaacaaaagtggtgctgcagcaagcatatgctgcagccccactgtCCTCCTCCAGTCAACAAGGACCAGCAGTACCTACAACCCCACTGTCCTCCTCCCGTCAACAAGGACCAACAGTACCTACTGTCCTTAACTGCCAAGGACCAGCAGCCTGCGTGCTGCAACCAGCAACCCCACAAGGAAGCCAAGACTTATCCCAACAGTGGGAAGGAGGCTGCAAAATGAAGCAGAATCGTGTGCCAAGCTGTGTTGGCTTACCACTGTTAAGTTGCACTTGTTAACCAGCATTGTGGTGCTACCTACCCTTTCAATCTCAAGCTAAAACTGTGAACTTTTGAGTTCAAGTTTCaattgggattttttttttgggacttTGAAGGGGGGGAGTTACCAATCTGAAACGAGATTTTGAAGACCATACCTCGAAGCTTCAAAGTCTGGGCACACCCAGTAACAACAGGTAGAAGTAGACACCTAATATGGAACCAATTAACGAGACCTTACTTGCAGCTAGCTACAGGCCTGTCGTTGCGTGACAAAAACAACACGAGTACACGCGCAACTATATCGGTCCAATCATGTCGCAACTTAAACTGCAACGGTATGTGCTCGGCGCAGCACCATGATCATGCATCACATGCGTGGAGTCCAGCAGCGAGCCTGGGCTCGACGACGGCCTGGAGCGGGAACTTGCGCGTGATCGACAGCCCGAACACCTCGTCCATGCTCAGCTCCTCCCTCGGAATCGGCGAGCTGCGTCAGCACGTTCACCATGTTGCCCGCGACAAAGGCGTTGCCGACTTGCCGtcgcgccggcggcgctcggtGTGCTCGTCGAGGACGTACGTGCTCCATGAACGCGTCGAACATCGCGCCGAGCCTCTTCATCCGATCCGCCGCACGTACCCCTGCAGGTCCAGACGGTCCAGCCACGGGATAAGTCGCCGACGTTGAGTACGCCGTTGAGCAGCATCAGCTCGTCCAGGATCCACTTGAGCTCGGCCAGCGTCGCCACCGGGCCCTCCACTGCGTGCGTCGGCGCCCTCGCCGAAGAAACCGCTTGCCGAGCGCCATCGGGGGGCTCCACTGCGTGCGTgcgttgggcaactaaacaaggccccgGTGTTATAAATAACCTGCGGCCCCCTGTCCGTTTCTGATCCAGCTTGTTAACAGCCATCATTATATATTCACCACGTGTTGCCTTGCCGTCGTGACTCCTGACCACCACAGTTAAGCAACGACTCTGCGTGTCTGGGTCTTCGCGTATTATACGCAGTGCAAGCTCTGCTATCGGTTCCCTCAATGAAATGGACAACATCTCCGAGAGGGGTTTACTCGGGAAAGAGCTGCCGGACACGTGCTTGTGATGTTTACGAGTTAACAACTCAAGGCGGTATGTGAATTCAAAATGGGAAGAAGAAAATCGAGGTGATACTCGTCACGAGCGCGCGGTTCGGtatacttagaaaaaaaattcgcCCGTTTCAAACAATCTTCGCCCGCCCGTCGCCTGCTGCCTTACCTCCCAAGCGCACTTTAAACTCAAAATTCATGGAGGTGTCCTCTCCCCAATATTAAAATCCTAACCAAGCTTCCGATCCATATATGATCACAAAGTTGCTTTGTTCATGGAGCCTAAAATCGCTCCAGGATTTCAGGCATTTACATGTAAGGAGgcatgcaagaaaaaaaaattatatgtcACTGTTACTGATATATATTACACCCCTACGGGACAAGAGTTCTACGTACTCGCTATCCATTTCTTTTAGACGAAGTTCACCAACTGACTGTGACTGTTCCTTTCATTATTTGTTTGATAACGATAGGTCTCTTTTACCAAGAACCCATCACAACccgctccttttttttttaaagagcAACGGGGGCGGAGCACGCCTACCTTAACGTTCATTCGAAGGCCAGGCTGGAGGCCAGCAAGTTTGTTATGGCACAATCCACAGATTACGTCAGAAGTTACGAGCACAACACAACAGATacaacagaaagaaagaaacaccCTCTCATAGAAATACAAGACACGAGGACAAAGATTAAGACTTGCAAAGGTTGAAGAGCGAGCCGCCATTCACCATGGGCACTACGACTAGCACTGTAATTGCCAGCTCCGTTGAGACCAAAGTGATACCCACCACCCCTCGTAGGTACGCCTCTCTGTTGCCACCCTCAAAGCATCAAGGGAGGGAGGAAGCCCCGATGGAAAGAGGGGCCGCCACAATAGAGTGGGGACTAAGGGGGCGTTtacttccactgacttatttttagcacgtgtcacatcgaatgtttagatactaattaggagtattaaacgtagactatttacaaaatccattacataagtggaggctaaacggcgagacgaatctattaagcctaattagtccatgatttgacaatgtgaagGAGGAACCAAACAACCTCACGAGACGAGACCATGACCACAGGGAGAAGGATACTGCAGCTCCCGATGATGCTAAGCGGCTGACCATGCGAAGTAACCTTCCGCGCATCGGACGCGACGCTTTCGCTGCAAGATCGTTGGCAACACGAGATAAAGCACGCTCCAATGGCAGAGGATATCCTGGTTGGGAGCAAACTTCGCGAAAACACCAGGCCGTGCGAGGTGCAGCAGCACCCCCGCGCACCGAGCGCAGCACTTTCGTTGTACGGCATCCGGAGTCTAGGTGCCAACTCTGCCGGAACTCTGTACCGCTCGTCAGAGACGAGACACATAGGAACGACCACCGTGGACGCACCTCAGCCTTCCTCGATGATGAGGAGATTGATTCACGCGACCACCGCGCCAACCAAAAGGAGAACCAACATGAGACGACGAGCACGCACCAGGGGAGCATGGTTATTGTGGCAGAGCAGCCCCAAGCCTCCGAGCGGAGGGGCCAGATCTGGGCCGCCACCAGGATTTGACGAAGGGGAGCCAAGCCATGCCCGCGCTCCACCGCACGGCCCCCCGCAGCAGCATCTGCAGCACACCGCTGGGAGGACCACGGCGCTGCGAGGACGTCTGACGGCGCCGTCGGCGGTACCGGCCGACAGCTCCACCATTAGCGCCGGCGAAGAGCACACCGGACCTCATGGCTCAAGACCAGCCATGAGAAGGCAGATCCGGACCATACGACGCCAGACCTATCAACCACAAGGAAGACCGGGGCAGCCAAGCACGCAGAGGAGACGGAGGAGCAGCAAGATTTTGCATGAAAATGTCagggagaaaggaggaggagacctctaggggagagagggaggagatgcTGCGCACGGTCACCGGCTTcgtgggccgccgccgccgcttgctggacgccggcggcgacggccaggGAGGGCCCGCGTGGGGTGGCCTGGCGGCGGGAAGCGGAGTCGCCCCTCCCGTCTCGGAGGGGTACGCGATATTTTCCAACcgctccattttttttttcacagtaAAGAAGTAACAATCCTAGTGCTCTATAAAGTAGCACAATGTCCATCGTCCCAGCCCGTCCACGATAAACCCCAGTCCAGTCACTGATTAACTGATACCATCTCCCCTTCCTTGTCCAGCGCCGATGGAGCTACCGCCACTGCTGGCCACCTTCCTTGCCATGGTGCTCGCCGCCGTGATCCTCCGCACGCTCAAACCAACGTCCAGCCGCCGTGTTTACAACCTTCCCCCTGGTCCGAGACCGTGGCCTGTCATCGGCAACTTCAACCTCATCGGCGCGCTCCCGCACCGCTCCATCCACGAGCTCTCCAAGAAGTACGGCGAGCTCGTGCACCTCCGCTTCGGCTCCTACTCCgccgtcgtcggctcgtcggtcGACATGGCCAGGCTGTTCCTCAAGACCCACGACCTGCTCTTCCTCGACCGCCCCAGGACGGCCGCCGGCAAGCACACCACCTACAACTACGCCGACATCACGTGGTCCCCCTACGGCGCCTACTGGCGCCACGCGCGCCGGATCTGCGCCACCCAGCTGTTCAGCCCCGGTCGGATCGCGTCGTTCGAGCACGTCCGCGCTGACGAGGTGCGCTCGCTCGTGCGCGGTCTCTTCGCCGCGGCGTcggggggcgccgccgccgtgccggtgcGCCTCAACCGGGACCACCTGTCCACGCTCAGCATGAACGTGATCACGCGGATGGTGCTCGGCAAGCGGCTcttcgacggcggcgagggcgcggcggcggcggaggggcccgGTCGTCGCTGGGCGAGTTCAAGTGGATGATGGACGAGCTGATGTTCCTCAACGGCGTGCTCAACGTCGGCGACTGGATCCCCGTGGCTGGACTGTCTTCGACCTGCAGGGGGTACNNNNNNNNNNNNNNNNNNNNNNNNNNNNNNNNNNNNNNNNNNNNNNNNNNNNNNNNNNNNNNNNNNNNNNNNNNNNNNNNNNNNNNNNNNNNNNNNNNNNNNNNNNNNNNNNNNNNNNNNNNNNNNNNNNNNNNNNNNNNNNNNNNNNNNNNNNNNNNNNNNNNNNNNNNNNNNNNNNNNNNNNNNNNNNNNNNNNNNNNNNNNNNNNNNNNNNNNNNNNNNNNNNNNNNNNNNNNNNNNNNNNNNNNNNNNNNNNNNNNNNNNNNNNNNNNNNNNNNNNNNNNNNNNNNNNNNNNNNNNNNNNNNNNNNNNNNNNNNNNNNNNNNNNNNNNNNNNNNNNNNNNNNNNNNNNNNNNNNNNNNNNNNNNNNNNNNNNNNNNNNNNNNNNNNNNNNNNNNNNNNNNNNNNNNNNNNNNNNNNNNNNNNNNNNNNNNNNNNNNNNNNNNNNNNNNNNNNNNNNNNNNNNNNNNNNNNNNNNNNNNNNNNNNNNNNNNNNNNNNNNNNNNNNNNNNNNNNNNNNNNNNNNNNNNNNNNNNNNNNNNNNNNNNNNNNNNNNNNNNNNNNNNNNNNNNNNNNNNNNNNNNNNNNNNNNNNNNNNNNNNNNNNNNNNNNNNNNNNNNNNNNNNNNNNNNNNNNNNNNNNNNNNNNNNNNNNNNNNNNNNNNggactctaaattttatcgaatcctttCTCAAGGTTGCTATTCTTTTTcagagatgcttcggtttgtaatcatcgcaCGTGATGAAAtatgcaaaaccttctcaatgtTTTTCCACAGCTTCCACCCCCCCCCCTCCATCAGGAGGATTAAAAACCCCCTGcctttcagactttgcttgtttttttacaatttaaaaatactattgccacacgttcatggtcgtgtttcctgaacaagatgttcgaaat
The genomic region above belongs to Setaria italica strain Yugu1 chromosome VI, Setaria_italica_v2.0, whole genome shotgun sequence and contains:
- the LOC101763850 gene encoding cytochrome P450 750A1-like; translation: MELPPLLATFLAMVLAAVILRTLKPTSSRRVYNLPPGPRPWPVIGNFNLIGALPHRSIHELSKKYGELVHLRFGSYSAVVGSSVDMARLFLKTHDLLFLDRPRTAAGKHTTYNYADITWSPYGAYWRHARRICATQLFSPGRIASFEHVRADEVRSLVRGLFAAASGGAAAVPVRLNRDHLSTLSMNVITRMVLGKRLFDGGEGAAAAEGPGRRWASSSG